From one Spiroplasma endosymbiont of Lasioglossum villosulum genomic stretch:
- a CDS encoding ankyrin repeat domain-containing protein encodes MIQVIMNNNLEKVKLLVRNGVSINYVIKDDFTILMLTIKNNDLEIVKYLIDNNEIFIK; translated from the coding sequence ATGATACAAGTCATTATGAATAATAACTTAGAAAAAGTTAAATTATTAGTTAGGAATGGTGTTAGTATAAATTATGTAATTAAAGATGATTTCACTATTTTGATGTTAACTATCAAAAATAATGATTTAGAGATAGTCAAGTATTTAATAGATAATAATGAAATCTTTATCAAGTAA
- a CDS encoding 23S rRNA (pseudouridine(1915)-N(3))-methyltransferase RlmH, translating to MINIKIVCIGQLSQTYWKSAAKDYLERIKKRTNIETKNIIESKLNSIPNNIKIETNKITEYISKNNDYQWFLLHLSGQLISSEQLSQMINKNQIYQQGKIGFIIGGSNGVAQILKDNINLIKISFGKITLPHQLCYVVLLEQIYC from the coding sequence ATGATAAATATTAAAATTGTTTGTATTGGTCAGTTGTCACAAACATATTGAAAATCAGCTGCCAAAGATTATTTAGAACGAATTAAAAAACGAACTAATATTGAAACAAAAAATATTATCGAGTCTAAATTAAATTCAATTCCTAATAATATTAAAATTGAAACTAATAAAATCACTGAATACATATCAAAGAATAATGATTATCAATGATTTTTATTACATTTATCAGGACAATTAATAAGTAGCGAACAATTATCACAGATGATTAATAAAAATCAAATTTATCAACAAGGTAAAATTGGTTTTATTATTGGTGGTAGTAATGGTGTCGCACAAATATTAAAAGACAATATTAATTTAATTAAAATTTCCTTTGGTAAAATAACATTACCTCATCAATTATGTTATGTTGTTTTATTAGAGCAAATATATTGTTAA
- a CDS encoding IS30 family transposase, which produces MSYKHLGIDERIYIENQLKFKFKISEIAKNLNRSISTIIREINRNKDNNHYFSLIAQNKAENRKQSHISFHKFKNKNLVKYVQQKLLLGWSPEQIYGRIKNFHKEWVISFKTIYTWIYFGMLDKVTSKNLRRKGKKRKSKENRGKFNGKSIKERDINVNDRITLGHWEGDTIVSSRGKSKSCLITLVERVSRFTLAILVKNRTTKVINKNVSYYLSILPKNIVKTITFDRGKEFSNWQQLEKNLDIKIYFANPYSPWQRGTNENTNGLIREKFPKKFIFSKTNKNEVHKFILSLNQRPRKILNYLSPIEYLDRKII; this is translated from the coding sequence ATGAGTTATAAACATCTTGGCATAGATGAAAGGATTTATATTGAGAATCAATTGAAATTTAAATTTAAAATTAGTGAAATAGCTAAAAATCTTAATCGAAGTATTAGTACTATTATTCGAGAAATTAATAGAAATAAAGATAATAATCATTATTTTTCATTAATTGCACAAAATAAAGCTGAAAATCGAAAACAATCACATATTAGTTTTCATAAGTTTAAAAATAAGAATTTAGTAAAATATGTACAACAAAAATTACTATTAGGTTGATCACCTGAACAAATTTATGGCAGAATTAAAAATTTTCATAAAGAGTGAGTTATTAGTTTTAAAACAATTTATACTTGAATTTATTTTGGAATGCTTGATAAAGTTACTAGTAAAAATTTAAGAAGAAAAGGTAAAAAACGAAAATCTAAAGAAAATCGTGGCAAGTTTAATGGTAAATCAATTAAAGAACGAGATATAAATGTTAATGATCGTATAACACTTGGTCATTGAGAAGGAGATACTATAGTATCATCACGAGGTAAAAGCAAATCATGTTTAATAACTTTAGTTGAAAGAGTATCACGATTTACTTTAGCAATATTAGTTAAAAACAGAACTACTAAAGTTATTAATAAAAATGTTAGTTATTATTTATCAATTCTTCCTAAAAACATTGTTAAAACTATTACTTTTGATCGTGGCAAAGAATTTTCAAATTGACAACAACTTGAAAAAAATTTAGATATAAAAATTTATTTTGCCAATCCATATTCACCTTGACAAAGAGGTACTAATGAAAATACTAATGGTTTAATTAGAGAAAAATTTCCTAAAAAATTTATTTTTTCAAAAACTAATAAAAATGAAGTTCATAAATTTATATTGTCTTTAAACCAAAGACCAAGAAAAATACTAAATTATCTTTCACCAATCGAATATTTGGATAGAAAAATAATTTAG
- a CDS encoding bifunctional folylpolyglutamate synthase/dihydrofolate synthase, with translation MNEEFFKKISKYSNKDCLKKLKIITPKYLNNNIKYIHVTGTNGKGSVSRLIFAILSQTLKQKIGLFTSPHIEFVNERIIVNDRMISNQDLVRIRDLIFDDIEYYQLGFFGILTLIALIYFQEQNVQWAIIEVGIGGKIDPTNIIDATYAIITSIGKDHQDRLGKTTSEILHQKLGIVKSTTKNLFISGNLNNKLKKQIDMEGYKPIYSPRLINQPYYQENKELVLTVISKTFLEINIKQALKIINNTNIRLRFEKYQINDKTIYFDAAHNIDGIKALIKTLKINKIIPQQIIFSCLKNKYPQKLISCLKKVSDNIIICSNSNLNSITGEFFDNQKMIKCSPHKIILITGSCYFLADVYNYLRTKKIIMIKKGGN, from the coding sequence ATGAATGAAGAATTTTTTAAAAAAATATCTAAATATTCAAATAAAGATTGTTTAAAAAAATTAAAAATTATTACTCCAAAGTATTTAAACAATAATATTAAGTATATTCATGTAACTGGAACAAACGGTAAAGGTTCAGTATCGCGTTTAATTTTTGCTATATTATCACAAACCTTAAAACAAAAAATTGGTTTGTTTACTTCTCCCCATATTGAGTTTGTTAATGAACGAATTATTGTTAATGATAGAATGATTAGTAATCAAGATTTAGTTCGTATTAGAGACTTGATTTTTGATGATATTGAATATTATCAATTAGGTTTTTTTGGTATTTTAACTTTAATTGCATTAATTTATTTTCAAGAACAAAATGTGCAATGAGCAATAATTGAAGTTGGGATTGGTGGAAAAATTGATCCTACAAATATCATTGATGCAACATATGCTATTATCACTTCAATTGGTAAAGATCATCAAGATAGACTTGGTAAAACTACATCTGAAATATTACATCAAAAATTGGGAATAGTAAAATCAACGACAAAAAATCTTTTTATTTCAGGTAATTTAAATAATAAATTAAAAAAGCAAATCGATATGGAAGGTTATAAACCTATATATTCTCCAAGATTAATCAATCAACCATACTATCAAGAAAATAAAGAATTAGTTTTAACAGTAATTTCAAAAACATTTTTAGAAATTAATATTAAACAAGCTTTAAAAATCATTAATAATACTAATATTAGATTACGATTTGAGAAATATCAAATTAATGATAAAACTATTTATTTTGATGCTGCTCATAATATTGATGGTATTAAAGCATTAATTAAAACGCTAAAAATTAATAAAATTATTCCTCAACAAATTATATTTTCTTGTTTAAAAAATAAATATCCACAAAAATTAATTAGTTGTTTAAAAAAAGTATCAGATAATATTATTATTTGTAGTAATAGTAATTTAAATAGTATTACTGGTGAATTTTTTGATAATCAAAAAATGATTAAATGTAGCCCTCATAAAATAATTTTA